Proteins from one Telopea speciosissima isolate NSW1024214 ecotype Mountain lineage chromosome 1, Tspe_v1, whole genome shotgun sequence genomic window:
- the LOC122648765 gene encoding auxin-induced protein 22B-like encodes MESTVTYESDLNLKATELRLGLPGTDDSEKDKLMAPAAVRINKRPLSGSTDESKSASCASDARDGDRETAPAAKAQVVGWPPIRSYRKNSFQPKKTEAEASGIYVKVSMDGAPYLRKIDLKLYEGYPKLLKALEDMFKFTIGEYSEREGYNDSEYVPTYEDKDGDWMLVGDVPWDMFISSCKRLRIMKGSEAKGLGSCA; translated from the exons ATGGAAAGCACAGTGACATACGAGAGCGATCTCAACCTCAAGGCGACGGAGCTGAGATTAGGGTTGCCGGGGACGGATGACTCTGAGAAAGATAAGCTCATGGCTCCTGCTGCAGTCAGGATCAATAAGAGACCGTTGTCTGGGTCTACTGATGAGTCCAAGAGCGCTTCCTGCGCTTCTGATGCAAGAGATGGTGACCGGGAAACCGCGCCGGCGGCCAA GGCACAAGTAGTTGGATGGCCGCCAATTCGATCTTACAGGAAGAATAGCTTTCAACCTAAGAAAACTGAGGCCGAAGCATCTGGAATCTATGTTAAAGTGAGCATGGATGGAGCTCCTTATCTCAGAAAGATTGATCTCAAGCTCTACGAAGGTTATCCTAAGCTCCTCAAGGCCTTGGAGGATATGTTCAAGTTCACCATAG GTGAATATTCAGAGAGGGAAGGATACAATGATTCAGAGTATGTACCTACTTATGAAGACAAAGATGGTGACTGGATGTTGGTTGGAGATGTTCCATGGGATATGTTTATCTCTTCTTGCAAAAGACTCAGAATCATGAAAGGATCAGAGGCTAAAGGCTTGGGTTCTTGTGCATAA